One genomic window of Panicum hallii strain FIL2 chromosome 6, PHallii_v3.1, whole genome shotgun sequence includes the following:
- the LOC112897235 gene encoding arabinogalactan protein 1-like, which yields MARIHLVAVAMAVLFAAATAQAPGASPTPAPRAQPTPPPPPPPRAPAPAPVSPPAQAPATPPPASAPAPAPTQTAPAPSPKAAAPAPKLPLSPPAPAPGSFTQPPSEAPASPTPPSAASSVAPAFALAAAAAAAAAFF from the coding sequence ATGGCGCGCATCCACCTCGTGGCCGTGGCCATGGCCGTCCTCTTCGCCGCCGCGACGGCGCAGGCCCCGGGCGCGTCCCCGACGCCCGCGCCCCGGGCgcagcccacgccgccgccgccgcctcctccccgggccccggcgccggccccgGTGTCTCCCCCCGCGCAGGCCCCGGCGACGCCTCCCCCGGCCTCCGCCCCGGCGCCCGCCCCGACCCAGACGGCCCCTGCTCCTTCCCCCAAGGCCGCGGCCCCGGCCCCGAAGCTCCcgctctcgccgccggcgccggcgccgggctcGTTCACCCAGCCGCCGTCCGAGGCCCCGGCCTCCCCGACCCCACCCAGCGCCGCGTCCAGCGTCGCCCCCGCCTtcgccctggccgccgccgcggcagccgccgccgccttcttctGA